Within Lolium rigidum isolate FL_2022 chromosome 5, APGP_CSIRO_Lrig_0.1, whole genome shotgun sequence, the genomic segment CAAAAGTTAGTCTCAAGGGAGACCCTTGGACAGTGCTTTAGCTTGTTCATAATCTTAGTTCAGAACTTCAGATGAAAGTACTAGTGTACGACATAATCATCAGAACGAGTTAATAGCTTACCTCCCAACTACTAACCAAAGTAGCACTGAAAGGACCACCTCGGCCAGCCAATTTTTTGCTTTTAGGCAAGAGCATCGCAGCTACTGCCTCCAGTTAAATTCTAATAACCATGCTAATTCCACACTACTGTTATGAGAAATTTATAATGGCATTCCTTTCAATATATGTAATCAAGCTCAGCAAGTCAGCATACCTCCATGAAGAGCTAAGGGCTCTAGGTAGCAGTGCACTTGTATAAATTCACCTACCCAATAGACCTTGCAGATCTGCAAAACTACGGGGTGCATCGGTTATGTCAGTAACAGTCTGGAGTTGCAGGAGAAGTGAAAAGATGTGCAAGTTGAAGATAGCCATAATGCTCATTTAAAAAGAAGATAGATACAAATGGAATCTGTAACCACTATGATAGACATGTCAGTATTTTTAGACTACTAACCAAACTAATAAATGTGCAGAAGAACAAATGGCACACTTGCTTTTTATGAGTTAGGACTGGCATTTAGCACAAAAAGGAAATATAATTGGAGCTTTCCGATAATCCACAAATGAGAAATGACACATGAGCTTCTCAGGCATTGCATGTTCATTGTAAAATAAAATACTGTATGCACCTGCATGGCATGCCTAATTCATGAAGCTGCTTTTATTTGAGAAATGCCATGAGGTAACTCAGCAGCATATGATTAAACAAtaaatgaaaaacaaaatcaaCTTCGTAATCTTATTTTTTTGTCACGTCATAGGACCATCCACATCTATTGGAAACAATTTTGTAACCAACTACTCAATGCAGATTTTCCCTATCAGAACGCTATCGATAGCCTTGCTATGGTGCTTAAGAGGCTATGACACATGCCACATTGTGTGCTATCTGTTCCAGCTATGTGTCAAGGTCCCTATGTAATAGCAAAGAACTAGACTAAGATATTGATCCACTTGCCAAAATTTAGGGTTGCATATTCAGACTAAGAAAGGTAGCACTATCTGCCTGTTGGAAACATTAATTTAAGTTCATCATTGCAGGCCCATCAGTTGATTGAATATTTTAAGAAATGAGAAGTCTGGGATGGCTGGCTGTCATATGCCAGTTATGATGACTGTCTCAAAAGCTGTCACCAAGTACTAGTACCATCAGCTCCTACTTCCTAGACTTCTCTATGAGGTCAAGGATAAGAAAGACTATTCCTTCGATTTACGACGAATTGTGGTCAGTACAAACTGGTACGTCACTCTCTCAAGAAGACACACCCCTGCTTGTTTGGAACCCTTAGCACATTAACCTTTGAAAAACTGAACAAGGTAAGAAAACCGTCAACCTGACTTTGAAGTTAGTTCAAATTGAATAATAATGGTGTGCCTAGGAATTGAACAGAAGATAAGATCATGTTTACATCTCACAATAGAAAGAGGAGATGGAAATCAAAGGTAAAGCTCCTACCCTGTTTCAACAAAAAATGGAAATCAACTGAAGCATCAGCAAAAAGATGGAAAACTGAAACAATTATTCGTTTACAAAAATAAGGGAAGTTAGTGTCATAAATGTCCTAACTGATCGGTTTAATTATTGATTCATTCGTTTATCAAGAAAGATGGTTGACTTCTGTTGTTGACTACCAGCCAATGGACAATGTTAACAACCATTGCACAACAAAAGCCAAGAGGAAGTTGTACTATGCCCAGGCTAGTTGCTATTTGAAGTTACACACCAATTTGTACTGATATGGTGTAGAAAGCAAGGTAAAAACTTAACGTGGTACGTTGCCCTCCAAGAAATGTAAGGAGGTAGTACAGTTGTAGTATGGGCCAGCATTGTGACGCTTATGTGACCATGACTATTTTTTGCAGCGTTATGTAACCTGTCAATCAAAAATTAAAAGGGTAGCATCACGTTAATAACTATTCCAGTTATAAGGAATTGGCACTGGTCCACCAGTTGATTTGCCATTCCACGGAAGTACCAAATTGCACAATCAATTGTGTGGTTCAGTGATTGAGAACGACCAGCTTAACCTAAACAAGACCAGCATGTCAAACAACACAAACAACCGTAGGCAACATGTGGACATACTTTGTGGAAAGAGGTCTTTCTATTTGATGCAAAATAAGTAAACAGACAGCACAAGGCTCTCTGTCTAATACTGTTCACCGTTCCAATCAGATGGACACTATCAAATAGACTGATAGCAACCCAGGGTAACAGTAACAGTACATGGTTTGATGTCTTCGTCAACTACTCATATGTGGCATGTGTACTTATCAAACTTAGCTAACCGGTTGGCAACATCGGCCAACCTTTGTCAAGACTCGGTTTCACATTCTTGCCAGACCTAAAAACAGAAAAACACGCAGAGAAATTTATTGAAGGGGCATTTTTACAGCAAGCTGTAAATATGAGTCCAAAATTCTTCTAACAATATACTGATCTGTAATTCTGTATTACTTATAATACTGATGTGTACTGATTATTTGGGGAAGAATCTTGCAGCAATGATCTGGATGGCAGGTTTAGCTTCTAGCAAATCAAAACAGAGCGAATATGTGGAAAGAAGATGAACTTACAAGCGACTAATGTTGAATTGTTGGGTTGACCGTGCCTGGAGAGAACGCCCATGACTGGAGATCGGTGGTAGGGCCTCAAGTCTTCAACTTGCAGGAGTTATGGAGGGGATTGATCATGTAGGGGAAAATAGAAACGTGGGCCTGTTTATCTGGTTTGCAATCTCGCTAACTGACTTGGCCCACATAAGATGCAATATTTTGCAGCCCACCATGATTGAGTTCTACAGCCTGAATGAGAATTGTACAAGATGTGAACGGTATCCTCAAATAAAGTATGGCGGGAGCTGTACATAAAACTGAAAATGTAAAGTAGCAGACCCTACCAGCAATAAGAAATCCCGATTGCCAGAAACTCGTTTCAGTAGGGAGGTGCCAATGAGCACAGAAAAGAAAGTGGGAGAAAAACAGAAACAAAGGAATTAAGGAATAGCATCCACAAATCCTGATGAACTGCGACAAACAAATGTCAAGCATAGAGTGCTAAGAATGTTTATAGATAGTAGCAATTGGTTGTTTATCAAGTTATATAGGAAATTGTCCAGGTACAGATAAAATGACTTGGTCCGCAGAGAGATAGAATAGATCACTTACAAACACCTCTTGTTGATCCTGCACTCTGCTACCTGTACTCAGTTTTCAGCACACTTAGCAGAGAACTATGAGTGTGTTCAAGATAGAACATGATTTTGTTATAACACACTATAGAGTTCTAAAAGCACGTATTAAGCATATAGCTTATCAACCAAGTACCAACAGTCTGAATCACCCTAGTTGCAAGTTAGATACGTTACAAATATACACAAACAATTGTTCTTTCAGAGTTCAGACAAATTAAGTTGTTTTTTGCTCGGCCAGACAAATTACAGTATAAGAACATTTGGGCAGAAAATAACAGTTTGTCCATAGCCTTGTGAGCAACATTGTTAACTGCATTTCTGTAACAAAAGCCATGTGTTCCAAGATTGCCTGTTCTCATTGCAACAATGGTAGGGGACACTGAGGGGCACTTGTTGAGAAATGAAAATTTAACAATGATCTCAAGTAGTTAAACAAAAAAATAGTATACAAACATCAATTCTATCAGGTATAAAGAATGGGAACATATAATAGAGAAAAGCATATTAGTTTGCACACTGTAAAAACTTGAATTAACTTTATTGATACAGGAACGAATACAACATTATCCTACAATAAACGCTGCATGCTTATGCAAGTACAGATACAAACATCCATTCTATCAGGTAGAGAAAACCAGTAAAAAAGGGTACCTTGCCCCTTGTATGTCAGAATCAGGTTTGCATCTGAATCTGTTGGTCTATCCTAATGGGGCAGTTTGGAGAGTGAAACAGTCTCTCCTCTATCACTAAAATCATGATCTCCGAGCAACTCAAAGTTGCAAATCACAATGCTTGTCAGGCTGCTATCTGTAATTTGGTGACAAGATCAGGTGGACAACATACCAAGCACCACCATCCTCAACCAGTCAACCTCCTTTATTTAGAGAGAATGAAGCCTCAGGTTTCCCATCTTGGGAATGAAAGAATCATTAGCATCGGGCAAGCACACAGCACTAAAGCTTCTCTGTTAATCGGATCATGAAAGAACTGACAGCAAGGACATCAAGAACAATCCATGATGACTCAAACATGTCATGGAAATAATCAGCGCCGATCTCCTCTGCCGCTGACCTAAATGCGTTACCAAACGCATTCCCCTGAACTGCCCCAAGTCTTGGCTTCCCACATACACCTATGACCAACACCTTCTCAGGCTCCCTTGCTAAGCAAGCACAGATCAGTGGCTTCATCCTTGCACCCCTCTCCTTGAGTGCATCCATGAGGAAGAAGCAGAACTTGGTAAGGGCCTGAGGGTGGCACAGCTTAGCAGTGTCCACTGGGTCATCAAGCTTCACCCAGCGGAACTTCTTTGCGCTCCGTATGAATCCAGACTTGGTGATTGCAGAGCTTCCCTGCCTCAGTATCGCCCTCTGTATCTCAATTGCAGACTGCATTCCTTTCCGCAGCTGATCCACATTGCTCAGTGAGAGAGCAGAGTACGCAACCCAAAACTGCTCAGCAGCACAGGACTCCTTAGAGTCCTTGGAGTCGGCATCCAGGGATTCAAGCAGAGCTGTGACACCATAAACAACATCTGCAGCAGAGACCTTGGACCTGTAGCCGTGCACCCTCATGAAGCTCCGGTAGTAGAACTCGGTGAGGCCATACTCGGGCAGGAAGCGGTCGAACTCATCGCGCATCTTCCGCTTGACCTCCATGCTCATGTACTGGAACCTCTTCTGGCAGTCGGCGAGCGGGAAGCCCATCCTGGCGAGGAGCAGCTTGAGCTTCTTGAGCCCGTTGTCGCTCCAGGTCTTGAGCTTGGTGGCGACGTAGGAGGAGCAGAGCATGGAGTCGAAGAGGCTCCACTCGCGCAGCAGCATGAGCCTGGGCTCGTCCTCGTAGGCGATGCGGGAGGCCTCGGGCGCCCGGATCTTGGTCCCGTCCTTGAGTGTGACGACGGAGCCGAGGCCGGACGGGTCGAGGTTGCCGGAGCCGTTGATGTGGTGCTCCAGCTCCATGACGGCCGCCTGGTAGCGCTCGTTGGTGATGCGGTCGTGGACGAACTGGTCGGTGAGGGAGACGCAGGCGAGCCAGAGGAGGTCGGTGGTGTTCCGGCGGAGCGCGTGCGCGAGGTCGTACATGAGGCACCCGGAGGGTTTGCCGTGGAAGGTGCCGAGGCGGTAGTACTGCTTGCGGAGCTTCGTGAAGAGCCGCTCCGGGTCGCCGTCCGCCTCCGCGTCGTCGGAGAGGCggcgcctcttcctcctcccgccgccgccgccgccctcggcgtcggagtcggagtcggagtcggagtcggaggcatCGGAGGTGTGGAGGTgctcgtcggcgtcggcggcgaggtcggaGGCGTCGGCGAGGGAGGAGACGTCGAAGTCGTAGGAGAGGTCGGCGGTGTGCTCGTCGTCGGGGGTGAAGAGCACGACGACGCGGTCGTTGGCCGCGGCGAGGTTGTGGAGGTGGACGGGGCGGTGCGAGTCGACGACGAAGGCGGTGGAGGCGGGAGGGAGGATGGCGCGGAGGTCGCGATGCGCGCCCCAGTTGATGAGGAGCAGGCAGAGCGGCTGGGAGGCGGAGAAGGAGgcgaggagcgcggcggcggcggcggcggaggcgaccgGGTAGATGGAGAAGCGGACGGAGTCGGCGGAGAGGACCTGCGCGAGCACCTTGAGCGCGCAGAGGgagtcggcgtcggcggcggagggCAGGATCAGGagcggcgaggaggcggccgacgcggccgcgacggcggcggcgcgcaggCGCGCGTAgaaggagtcggcgcggagctcCCGCACCATTGGCGCATCAACGGCGGGAACGGAGATCGGAATTCGGGGCTGACTGCTGCGGAGGTGGGAGAATAATGGTGGAGATCTGAGGATTGGAATTGGGATTTGGGTGCTTTGTGGGAGCGGCGAGCGCGGGAGGATTTGGGGATTTTGGTTTTGGGAGGGAACGGGGCCGGCCGGTTCCGAAATTTGAACTCCAATTTTTGGGTTTTGGGGATCGATCCCGTTCCGACTGGGTGGAGCCGAATGTGCCACGTGGTCCTGCGTCTAGGAAACTCTCGAGTTTTGTGACATGACAAGTGGGACCGCGGACTGGTGGGACGCGATTGTCATTGGGTTGTTTGGTTGATGCGTAGTCGCTGGATTAAAAATAAGAGGGGGGAAAAGGTCAGTTAGATAGCTGGGCTCTACCCTAACTGCATGGGCTCAGGTCCATAGTCTGATTGTGAGACTGCATCGAGTTTTATACGGCCCATAGTATTGCTCATCAGGAATCGGCCCCATAAATGAAATTGCGTTTGCCAACCTACACTACACATAAGAAAACTACCGCTACAAGAAAATGCTAGCAATTGTAACATGTCACGTACAAAAAAACAAATGTAATATGCGATGCACGTTTACACGTTATATATTACACAAAGGCCAGTGTTAAGTGTCAATCGGCCGATCGTGTCTAGAAAATCGTTTGCACACCGCGACGTTAGATCGATGTCCAAAATTAATTAGTTCCACCTTCTTCAGCTAAAATGAAAGGATATATCTCTTCAGCCCTAAACTTCCCCATATTTGCAGCACATGCGATCGTAGtgattgatacgttgcaaatgtatctataattttttatgctccatttacaccaatttatatatgttacgTTTACACTTTGTGACATTTTTATGCATTTCTCCCgacacgaagacgaagtccaaaacagagacggaggagggcgccgaggtggctacaccatgcctaggcgagaCGGACCATCTCCTGgttgcgcctaggggtggtgtgggccactcgggcgctgatacgtctccaacgtatccataatttctgatgttccatgcttgttttatgacaatacttacatgttttgcttgcactttatgatgattttatgcgttttccggaactaacctattaacaagatgccacgagtgtcggttcctgttttctcgctgtttttggttccgaaaggttgttcgggcaatattctcggaattcgacgaaacgaagaccaaacatcataattcaccgagacggaccgggacaccgaaggggagtcggaggggaggctcggggcccccacaccatagggccgcgcgggccagccccggccgcgccggcctatggggagggcaccctgttgcccctcctgcgccgcctcttcgcctatataagccctttcgacctaaaaactcgataccttttgaagaaactccagaaagactccaggggcgccgccaccatcgcgaaactccaattcaggggacagaagtctctgttctggcaccctgccgggacggggaagtgcccccggaagccatctccatcaacgccatcgcctccatcatgctccgtgagtagttcccccatggactacgggttctagctgtagctagttggtatcatctctcccatgtacttcaatacaatgatctcatgaacttccttacatgattgagattcatatgatgtaatcggtgttgtgtttgtcgggatccgatggattgttacgttatgattgtctatctacaaagtttatgaagttattgttgctgcaatcttgttatgcttaatgcttgtcactagggcccgagtggcatgatcttagatttaagctctatacttattgcttagattgtatctacaagttgtatgcacatgtctatgtccggaaccaaaggccccaaagtgacgaaattgggacaagctggaggggaaggcttagatatgaggatcacatgttttcacagagtgttaatgctttgctccggtgctctattaaaaggagtgtcttaatttccagtagattccctagaggcccggctgccaccggctggtaggacaaaagatgttgtacaagtttctcattgcgagcacgtatgactatatatggaaaacatgcctacataattaatgatcatgatgttctgtcttaatgctatttcaatcctatcaattgcccaactgtaatttgttcacccaacacttgttattggagagttaccactagtgtagatagttgggaaccccggtccatctttcatcatcatacactcgttctacatgtcattggaagtagtatcaactatcttctggtgccattgctcttgtgttactattactgctgttgtgttactgttactactgctctcatatcactgctactttcacatcacccgtgTTGCTAGtgattttccaggtgcagctgaattgacgactcagttgttaagacttataagtattctttacctccccttgtatcgaatcaataaattgggttttacttccctcgaagactgctgcgatcccctatacttgtgggttatcaagactgttttctggcgccgttgccagggaggcatagctctactcataagttcacctggggagtaca encodes:
- the LOC124652014 gene encoding cell division control protein 45 homolog, with protein sequence MVRELRADSFYARLRAAAVAAASAASSPLLILPSAADADSLCALKVLAQVLSADSVRFSIYPVASAAAAAALLASFSASQPLCLLLINWGAHRDLRAILPPASTAFVVDSHRPVHLHNLAAANDRVVVLFTPDDEHTADLSYDFDVSSLADASDLAADADEHLHTSDASDSDSDSDSDAEGGGGGGRRKRRRLSDDAEADGDPERLFTKLRKQYYRLGTFHGKPSGCLMYDLAHALRRNTTDLLWLACVSLTDQFVHDRITNERYQAAVMELEHHINGSGNLDPSGLGSVVTLKDGTKIRAPEASRIAYEDEPRLMLLREWSLFDSMLCSSYVATKLKTWSDNGLKKLKLLLARMGFPLADCQKRFQYMSMEVKRKMRDEFDRFLPEYGLTEFYYRSFMRVHGYRSKVSAADVVYGVTALLESLDADSKDSKESCAAEQFWVAYSALSLSNVDQLRKGMQSAIEIQRAILRQGSSAITKSGFIRSAKKFRWVKLDDPVDTAKLCHPQALTKFCFFLMDALKERGARMKPLICACLAREPEKVLVIGVCGKPRLGAVQGNAFGNAFRSAAEEIGADYFHDMFESSWIVLDVLAVSSFMIRLTEKL